In a genomic window of Polycladomyces subterraneus:
- a CDS encoding glycosyltransferase family 4 protein codes for MSHVAYVSTYVPKRCGLATYTSHLRQYVQSAEKGCEADTVIAMVDQSEDLQEYDPSLWFLRRDVREDYRKLAQRVNDSPVTVVSLQHEFGIFGGNAGEYVLDFVRELRKPLVTTFHTVLESPQEPLRSVQEEIARRSDRIVVMNRRAIDLLANEYQLPKSKLVYIPHGTPVPAPDRREPLRKQLGWSDKRVVMTFGLLSRGKGLELILKALPKVIHQVPNVLYAIVGQTHPEVKKREGEAYREQLNDMIRELNLEQHVVMIDRYLSEDELVDHIMACDLYVTPYPGMQQITSGTLAYAVGLGRPVLSTPYAYAQDLLGEFQDLLIPHDDVDAWAQAISRLLSSSTTLQQWERRIQQIGREMSWPRVGESHARLFGELSQTHRKSESEGNVVGSVSR; via the coding sequence ATGAGTCATGTTGCTTATGTCAGCACATATGTACCAAAGCGGTGCGGCCTCGCCACCTACACCAGCCATCTCCGGCAGTACGTCCAGAGCGCGGAGAAAGGGTGCGAGGCTGACACCGTGATCGCGATGGTCGACCAAAGCGAAGACTTACAGGAGTATGACCCGTCACTATGGTTCCTCCGCCGCGATGTCCGCGAGGATTACCGCAAGTTGGCCCAACGCGTAAACGACAGCCCAGTCACCGTGGTTTCGCTACAGCACGAGTTTGGGATATTCGGCGGCAACGCCGGCGAATACGTACTGGATTTCGTGCGCGAGTTGCGCAAGCCGTTGGTCACCACGTTCCACACGGTGCTTGAATCTCCTCAAGAGCCTCTACGCAGTGTGCAAGAGGAAATCGCGCGACGCAGCGACCGCATCGTGGTGATGAACCGGCGGGCCATCGACCTGTTGGCCAATGAATACCAATTGCCGAAGAGCAAATTGGTGTACATCCCGCACGGTACGCCGGTGCCCGCGCCGGACCGGCGCGAGCCGCTGCGCAAGCAACTCGGCTGGTCTGACAAACGAGTCGTGATGACGTTTGGGCTGCTCAGCCGAGGCAAGGGCCTTGAACTGATCCTCAAAGCCTTGCCGAAAGTGATCCACCAGGTTCCGAATGTCCTGTACGCCATCGTTGGCCAAACCCACCCAGAGGTGAAAAAACGCGAAGGTGAGGCGTACCGGGAACAGCTCAACGATATGATCCGGGAGCTCAACTTGGAGCAGCACGTGGTGATGATCGACCGCTACCTCTCCGAGGACGAGTTGGTCGATCACATAATGGCATGCGATCTGTACGTCACGCCGTATCCCGGCATGCAACAGATCACGAGCGGAACGCTGGCCTACGCGGTGGGACTAGGCCGACCTGTCTTGAGCACGCCGTACGCGTACGCGCAAGACTTACTCGGCGAATTTCAGGATCTGCTCATCCCGCACGACGATGTGGACGCTTGGGCGCAGGCCATCAGCCGTCTCTTGTCCAGTTCCACCACTTTGCAGCAATGGGAGCGACGAATCCAGCAGATTGGTCGCGAAATGTCTTGGCCGCGCGTCGGAGAGTCGCACGCCCGGTTGTTCGGTGAGCTGTCGCAGACACACCGGAAATCTGAATCTGAAGGCAACGTTGTTGGGTCCGTTTCCCGTTAA
- a CDS encoding nucleotidyltransferase family protein — MKALLLAGGLGTRLRPLTERLPKPMAPVVNRPWLEHLILHLKSQGISEFVIAVKHNADVIRKHFEDGRKFGVRIEYSQEPELLGTAGAIKHAEQLLTDRFIVVNADIINHVELVPLLEFHQTNGALVTIGLTEVEDPSHYGVVQQTMSGRIVRFVEKPPRHAAPSNRINAGIYVMEKEALEWIPAGREVSIERETFPTLIRKGFPVYGWLVRGYWLDMGTLDRYLALHRDVLDGKCALQLSYPEQKEGIWTGEDVDIADDVALVPPVVIGNGVKVGRGCVVGPYAVLGDKVTVESGTSCSHSVVLPGARLEGNRTISNTIVGPEFSVAVQPPFYVANKKVVQR, encoded by the coding sequence ATGAAAGCACTGTTGTTAGCTGGCGGGTTGGGAACACGTTTGAGACCTCTGACTGAACGCCTCCCCAAGCCTATGGCTCCGGTCGTCAATCGGCCATGGCTTGAACACCTCATCCTACACCTCAAATCGCAAGGCATTTCTGAGTTCGTCATTGCTGTCAAGCACAACGCGGATGTCATTCGAAAACACTTCGAAGACGGGCGCAAATTCGGTGTTCGCATCGAGTACAGTCAGGAGCCTGAGCTGCTCGGTACAGCTGGGGCTATCAAGCATGCGGAACAATTGTTGACGGACCGATTCATCGTCGTGAACGCCGACATCATCAATCATGTTGAGCTCGTGCCGTTGCTGGAATTCCATCAGACGAACGGCGCGCTGGTCACGATTGGCTTGACGGAAGTAGAAGACCCCTCTCACTACGGCGTGGTCCAGCAAACCATGTCGGGCCGGATCGTCCGCTTTGTGGAGAAACCGCCGCGTCACGCCGCACCTTCCAACCGTATCAATGCGGGTATTTACGTGATGGAGAAAGAGGCGTTGGAATGGATCCCGGCCGGGCGCGAGGTGTCGATCGAGCGTGAGACATTCCCGACACTGATTCGCAAGGGTTTCCCCGTCTACGGCTGGCTCGTGCGTGGCTATTGGTTGGACATGGGGACGCTCGACCGTTATCTTGCGTTGCACCGGGACGTTCTCGACGGCAAGTGCGCCCTTCAACTCTCTTACCCTGAGCAAAAAGAAGGAATATGGACAGGCGAGGATGTCGACATCGCCGACGATGTGGCGCTGGTTCCGCCTGTGGTCATCGGAAACGGCGTGAAGGTTGGGCGCGGTTGCGTCGTCGGTCCTTACGCGGTGCTGGGTGACAAAGTGACGGTTGAATCCGGTACCTCTTGTTCACACTCCGTCGTCTTGCCAGGTGCTCGCCTTGAGGGCAACCGTACAATCAGTAACACTATCGTCGGTCCGGAATTTTCGGTCGCAGTGCAGCCTCCATTCTATGTCGCCAACAAGAAGGTGGTCCAAAGATGA